TGTGGATCCGCGCCCGTGGTCGCACCCGGACGAGGACGCCACCGCGACGATCAACTACACGTCGGGCACCACCGCCCGCCCCAAGGGCGTACAGCTCACCCACCGCAACATCTGGGTCAACGGACTGACCTTCGCCCTGCACACCCGCGTGTGGGAGCGCGACGTCTACATGCACACGCTGCCGATGTTCCACTGCAACGGCTGGGGGATGCCGTATGTGATGGCCGGACTCGGCGTCAAACAAGTGGTGCTGCGCAAGGTCGACGGCACGGAGATCCTGCGGCGGGTCAAGGAGCACGGTGTCACCCTCATGTGCGGCGCGCCCGCCGTGTGGAATGCCGTCCTCAACGCCGCGGCAACCTGGCCCGGCGAGATCCCGGGGCGCGACCGCGTGCGCGTGGTCTGCGCGGGGGCGCCGCCGCCGAGCGCGACGATCGCACGAATGGGTGAGGAACTGGGCTGGGAGTTCACCCAGATCTACGGCCTCACCGAGACGTCGCCGCTCCTGACCTTCAACCGGACCCTGCCCGGCGACGCGGACCTTCCCGCCGGGGAGCGGGCCCGCAAGCTGTCCCGTGCGGGTCTGCCCGCGCTCGGCGTCAAGCTGAAGATCTCCGACTCCGGTGAGGTCCTGGCCCGCTCGAATACGGTGCTCGAAGGCTACTGGGACAAGCCGGAGGAGACGTCGGCGGCGCTCGAGGACGACTGGTTCCGCACCGGCGACGGCGGCACCCTGGACCCCGCCGACGGCCACCTCACGATCTCCGACCGGAAGAAGGACGTCATCATCACCGGCGGCGAGAACGTGTCATCGATCGAGGTGGAGGACACGATCTTCAGTCACCCGGCGGTCGCCGAGGTCGCCGTGATCGGTGTGCCGCACGAGAAGTGGGGCGAGACGATCAAGGCCCTGGTGGTCCTCGCCGAAGGGGCGACGGCCGAGGAGTCCGACATCATCGACCACTGCAAGCGCCACATGGCCGGCTACAAGGCTCCGACGTCCGTCGAATTCCGCGACGAGATCCCCCGCACGGCCACCGGCAAAATCCAGAAGTTCAAGCTCCGTCGGCCGTACTGGTCCGGGCGCGACCGGGGAGTCAACTGACGACCGGGGACGGGAGCCGATCCCCGGCTGCCGTTGATGAAGATCCCAAGGCCCCGTCTCCGGCGAGAGCCCCGTATCGAGCTGCGGGACCGCACGGCGCAGGGCGACGGCAGTGCTGCCGCGTGCCGCGTGCCGCGACGGGAACCACCGATGAGCCGGCCGCACAGTGCCGGAGTACGCGAGGAGAACCACCGATGAGCGATCCGCACGAGGACATGAGCGAGCCGTACCAGGACATGAGCGAGCCGCACCAGGAACTGTCGTACGCCTGCGGGGTCGCCGACCGGCCGTTGCTCGGGCACACCATCGGGGCCGATCTGGCCCGCACCATTGCCCGGTTCGGCGGCCGCGAGGCGCTGGTCGAGGTGGCGAGCGGCCGTCGCTGGACCTACTCCGAACTGGGCCGCGCGGTCGACGAGGTGGCGCTCGGCCTGCTGGCCAAGGGCGTCGGCAAGGGTGACCGGGTCGGCATCTGGGCGCCCAACTGCGCCGAATGGGTCCTCGTCCAGTACGCCACCGCGCGGATAGGCGCCATCCTCGTCAACGTCAACCCCGCCTACCGCGTCCACGAGTTGGCATACGTGCTGCGCCAGGCCGGCATCTCGCTCCTGGTCTCCGCGACCCACCACAAGACCAGCGACTACCGCGGGATGATCGAGGAGGTACGCGCCGAGAGCCCGGCGCTGCGCGAAGTGGTCTACATCGGCGACCCCACCTGGGACGGGCTGCTGGAGGCAGGCGCCACCATCGGGCACACCCGGCTCGCCGAGTGCGAGAAGACCCTCACCGCCGACGACCCGGTCAACATCCAGTACACCTCGGGCACCACCGGCTTCCCCAAGGGCGCCACCCTCTCCCACCACAACATCCTCAACAACGGCTACTGGGTCGGCGAGACCGTCGCCTACTCCGAACAGGACCGGGTGTGTCTGCCGGTGCCCTTCTACCACTGCTTCGGCATGGTCATGGGCAACCTCGGCGCCACCTCGCACGGCGCCTGCATCGTCATCCCGGGCCCCGCCTTCGACGCCGCCACCACCCTCCAGGCCGTCCAGGACGAGCGCTGCACCTCCCTCTACGGCGTCCCCACCATGTTCATCGCCGAGCTCAACCACCCCGA
This portion of the Streptomyces sp. 2114.4 genome encodes:
- a CDS encoding AMP-binding protein, whose translation is MRTPMTIADFLDRADLGFRESPGVVDEPQQPAPPVPVATYGRFAERVRAWQAGLDALGIGEGERVAVVSHNSTRLLELLFAVPMSGRICVPVNFRLKREEVAYVVRQSGASVLLVDPELEEALAGIEVRHRFVLGEQTESELMRFGVDPRPWSHPDEDATATINYTSGTTARPKGVQLTHRNIWVNGLTFALHTRVWERDVYMHTLPMFHCNGWGMPYVMAGLGVKQVVLRKVDGTEILRRVKEHGVTLMCGAPAVWNAVLNAAATWPGEIPGRDRVRVVCAGAPPPSATIARMGEELGWEFTQIYGLTETSPLLTFNRTLPGDADLPAGERARKLSRAGLPALGVKLKISDSGEVLARSNTVLEGYWDKPEETSAALEDDWFRTGDGGTLDPADGHLTISDRKKDVIITGGENVSSIEVEDTIFSHPAVAEVAVIGVPHEKWGETIKALVVLAEGATAEESDIIDHCKRHMAGYKAPTSVEFRDEIPRTATGKIQKFKLRRPYWSGRDRGVN
- a CDS encoding AMP-binding protein, which codes for MSEPHQELSYACGVADRPLLGHTIGADLARTIARFGGREALVEVASGRRWTYSELGRAVDEVALGLLAKGVGKGDRVGIWAPNCAEWVLVQYATARIGAILVNVNPAYRVHELAYVLRQAGISLLVSATHHKTSDYRGMIEEVRAESPALREVVYIGDPTWDGLLEAGATIGHTRLAECEKTLTADDPVNIQYTSGTTGFPKGATLSHHNILNNGYWVGETVAYSEQDRVCLPVPFYHCFGMVMGNLGATSHGACIVIPGPAFDAATTLQAVQDERCTSLYGVPTMFIAELNHPDFAGYDLTSLRTGIMAGSPCPEEVMKRVVAEMHMTEVSICYGMTETSPVSTQTRRDDDLAHRTATVGRVLPHIEVKVVDPASGVTVPRGAPGELCTRGYSVMLGYWEDPERTAEVIDAARWMHTGDLAVMSEDGYVRIVGRIKDMIIRGGENVYPREIEEFLYSHPKIADVQVVGVPDAKYGEEIAACIILRDPEDPLTPDELAHYCHSRLAHYKVPRHLHILDAFPMTVSGKVRKVELRELLAGELGRLRR